In Gossypium arboreum isolate Shixiya-1 chromosome 5, ASM2569848v2, whole genome shotgun sequence, a single genomic region encodes these proteins:
- the LOC108450258 gene encoding phospho-N-acetylmuramoyl-pentapeptide-transferase homolog, with product MRSYSFSLNLQHFSCSGLSRSPKRHTSVLVSSRLAFLSSSQFRGVASNFYSPLKLQLKRSQNAQKRRRRFRHHDKCSATNDDDSMGISSFDDWIVDDSVAAYMFSSSSDGEYSDGEIVLNPLAEVDLPPVSGDDSVSMRSLTSCRFSSLGRAQKKHRINVGLLNNLVLIIFLTSVLLLVDWCGWKIVRLPLSQFYLTSPFFISLVLAACAGYICVPYLKTLEFHQIIRKEGPSRHSKKQRTPTMGGLFFLPVGLFVSNFATGFSSVEVAAAGAATLAFATIGLLDDALCVIKQHSNGLSPWLRLFLEVSVGIWFSFWLNATNLSSPYGMKMLVPLPAPLGLVCFGKVYLLLTSFCFVSMGNGVNLTDGLDGLAGGTAALAFIGMSIAVLPVCPELAIFGASMAGACVGFLLHNRYKASVFMGDTGSLALGGALAAMAACTGMFFPLFLSSGIFVIEASSVILQVVYFRTTKRLHGTGRRLFRMAPFHHHLELGGVKEPVIVAGAYVVSCVLALFAGYVGLISA from the exons ATGAGATCTTATTCCTTTTCTTTGAATTTACAACATTTCTCCTGTTCGGGACTGTCTAGATCCCCGAAACGACACACCTCTGTCCTCGTATCGTCTCGCCTCGCCTTCCTTTCATCATCTCAGTTTCGCGGCGTCGCTTCCAATTTCTACTCTCCTCTCAAGCTACAGTTAAAACGATCCCAAAATGCACAAAAGCGACGTCGACGATTCCGGCACCACGATAAGTGTAGCGCCACCAATGATGAT GACTCGATGGGAATTTCTTCTTTTGATGACTGGATTGTTGACGATTCGGTGGCAGCCTATATGTTTTCTTCATCCAGTGATGGGGAATATAGCGATGGAGAAATCGTGCTAAACCCTTTGGCCGAGGTGGATTTGCCTCCTGTCTCAGGTGATGATTCTGTATCCATGCGGTCCTTGACTTCCTGTCGCTTTTCTTCGCTTGGAAGAGCCCAGAAGAAACACAG GATAAACGTTGGGCTATTGAACAACTTGGTTCTCATAATCTTCCTGACATCCGTTCTTTTACTTGTTGATTGGTGTGGCTGGAAAATTGTGAGGCTACCCTTGTCACAATTCTACTTGACCTCTCCATTTTTCATATCTTTGGTCTTAGCAGCATGTGCAGGTTACATTTGTGTACCTTATCTTAAGACTCTTGAGTTCCATCAAATAATTAGGAAAGAAGGTCCTTCTAGACATTCGAAAAAGCAGAGGACCCCAACTATGGGCGGACTTTTCTTTCTACCAGTTGGTCTATTTGTTTCGAATTTTGCGACTGGTTTTTCTTCTGTTGAAGTTGCCGCAGCTGGAGCAGCAACCTTAGCATTTGCTACAATTGGACTACTTGATGATGCCTTGTGCGTCATTAAGCAACACAGCAATGGCTTATCTCCATGGTTGAGGCTATTTTTGGAG GTTTCTGTTGGGATTTGGTTTTCGTTTTGGTTGAATGCTACAAATTTGTCTTCGccctatggcat GAAAATGCTGGTTCCTCTACCTGCTCCACTGGGCCTTGTGTGCTTTGGAAAAGTTTACCTATTGTTGACTTCATTTTGTTTTGTTTCCATGGGGAATGGGGTTAACTTAACAGATGGTCTTGATGGTCTGGCTGGAGGGACTGCTGCATTAGCCTTTATTGGAATGTCAATTGCAGTGCTTCCAGTATGCCCTG AGCTTGCTATATTTGGAGCATCAATGGCTGGGGCCTGTGTTGGTTTTCTTTTGCACAACCGATACAAAGCATCTGTGTTTATGGGTGATACTGGATCCTTGGCCCTCGGTGGCGCATTAGCTGCAATGGCTGCTTGTACTGGAATGTTCTTTCCCTTATTCCTTTCATCTGGTATATTTGTTATCGAAGCATCATCTGTTATTCTACAG GTGGTATACTTTCGAACAACAAAGCGCTTGCATGGAACTGGGCGCCGCTTGTTTAGAATGGCACCTTTCCATCATCATCTGGAATTAGGCGGGGTCAAAGAACCTGTGATTGTTGCTGGTGCATATGTTGTATCCTGTGTGTTGGCTTTATTTGCTGGTTATGTGGGCCTTATATCGGCATAA
- the LOC108452842 gene encoding cytochrome P450 710A1-like, whose protein sequence is MHESKRKISMPSTAHNFRGYWGQKKKKMTNFDIEISTPSPLSALTIHSLYLNSFCHSQFPLHAQKKMVACFSFLFPLAPFFVTLLFLILFLEQISYLRKKRNVPGPNIVLPFLGNAISLVAKPTRFWEVQADLATSLGFSVNYIIGRFIVFIRSTELSHYIFANVRPDAFLLVGHPFGKKLFGEHNMIYMFGQDHKDLRRQIAPNFTPRALSTYTALQQIIIVQHLKSWERLSSESPGKPISLRLLARDMNLETSQTVFVGRYLSREARDKFRDDYNLFNTGLMKLPFDLPGFAFRNARLAVERLIETLSDCATQSKKRMSEGDEPSCLIDFWMQETVREIAESKTVPPHSSDVEIGSYLFDFLFAAQDASTSSLLWTVTLLDSHPDVLRRVREEVSRIWSPESDTLISAEQLREMKYTQAVAREVIRYRPPATLVPHIAMKDFPLTESYTIPKGTIVFPSVYESSFQGFTEADRFEPERFSEDRQEEVIFKRNYLAFGAGPHQCVGQRYALNHLVLFIAMFVTVFDFKRHRTEGCDEIMYCPTICPKDGCRVSLSRRCSRYPNLSLN, encoded by the coding sequence ATGCACGAGTCAAAGAGGAAGATTAGTATGCCATCGACAGCGCACAACTTTCGTGGTTACTGgggacaaaagaaaaaaaagatgacaAATTTTGACATTGAAATCTCAACACCTTCCCCTCTCTCTGCTTTGACCATCCATTCCCTCTATTTAAATTCTTTCTGCCATTCCCAATTTCCTCTGCACGCCCAGAAGAAAATGGTcgcttgtttttcttttcttttccctctTGCTCCATTTTTTGTCACCCTTTTGTTTCTTATCCTTTTCCTGGAACAGATCTCTTACTTGCGTAAAAAGCGAAATGTCCCTGGCCCCAACATCGTCTTGCCTTTCTTGGGCAACGCAATTTCATTAGTCGCAAAACCCACAAGGTTCTGGGAAGTTCAAGCTGATTTGGCTACTTCTCTTGGATTTTCTGTTAATTATATCATTGGTCGCTTCATCGTCTTTATCCGAAGCACCGAACTTTCCCACTATATCTTCGCCAACGTCCGACCCGATGCTTTTTTACTTGTGGGACACCCTTTCGGTAAAAAGCTTTTCGGTGAACATAACATGATTTATATGTTCGGACAGGATCACAAAGATCTTCGCCGTCAAATCGCTCCTAACTTCACTCCCAGGGCTCTCTCTACCTACACTGCATTGCAACAGATTATCATTGTCCAACACTTAAAGTCATGGGAGCGTCTTTCCTCGGAATCACCGGGGAAGCCGATTTCTCTCCGCCTATTAGCTCGCGACATGAATCTCGAAACTTCTCAAACTGTTTTCGTCGGCAGGTATTTGTCTCGTGAAGCTCGGGACAAGTTCAGAGACGATTATAATCTATTCAATACAGGTTTAATGAAGCTCCCGTTTGATCTACCCGGTTTCGCGTTCCGAAATGCCAGGCTGGCCGTTGAGCGATTAATCGAAACCCTTAGTGATTGTGCTACTCAAAGTAAAAAGAGGATGTCTGAAGGAGACGAGCCTTCTTGTTTAATAGATTTTTGGATGCAAGAAACTGTTAGAGAAATAGCGGAGTCCAAAACGGTGCCACCTCACTCTAGCGACGTAGAAATCGGCAGTTACCTCTTTGATTTTCTCTTTGCCGCTCAAGACGCCTCCACTTCGTCGCTTCTCTGGACAGTGACCCTCCTCGACTCTCATCCCGATGTTCTCCGGAGAGTTCGGGAGGAAGTGTCAAGGATTTGGTCGCCGGAGTCGGATACTTTAATAAGCGCAGAGCAACTGAGGGAAATGAAGTACACTCAAGCAGTGGCGCGTGAGGTTATAAGATATCGGCCGCCGGCGACGCTAGTACCGCACATTGCGATGAAGGATTTCCCCTTGACCGAGTCGTACACAATTCCCAAGGGCACGATTGTGTTCCCCTCGGTTTACGAATCATCCTTCCAAGGGTTCACGGAGGCGGACCGGTTCGAACCGGAGCGATTCTCGGAGGATAGGCAAGAGGAGGTGATTTTCAAACGAAACTACCTGGCTTTCGGTGCTGGGCCCCACCAGTGCGTGGGCCAAAGGTACGCCTTAAATCATCTGGTGCTTTTCATTGCCATGTTCGTCACGGTGTTCGATTTCAAGCGACACCGAACCGAGGGCTGTGATGAAATCATGTATTGCCCGACCATCTGTCCCAAAGACGGCTGCCGCGTCTCCTTATCTCGGAGGTGCTCGCGTTATCCCAATCTCTCTCTTAATTGA